In one Silene latifolia isolate original U9 population chromosome 10, ASM4854445v1, whole genome shotgun sequence genomic region, the following are encoded:
- the LOC141606115 gene encoding adenylate kinase 5, chloroplastic: MMLSKANLSLSSSSSSSFSCASDLKTVSVSPFTNPCHLSLSAVSSVSLRHRLLHLRVHQQTRAKICIKSKRSELRVNCATNEPPKIMISGAPASGKGTQCELIVQQLGVVHISTGDLLRAEVAAGTEIGTKAQEYMITGRLVPDEIVTAMVKARLSLKDAKEQGWLLDGYPRTAAQAQSLEQLGIRPDIYIVLEVPDEVLIERCVGRRLDPMTGKIYHVKSFPPTTEEIKQRLITRPDDTEDKVKSRLAIYKKNAESASTAYKNIMRKIDGNRPKEAVFDEIKSLLSQMQDEKVKAAKSSDGLTKSRSSNLAPATKDKFRGIPTKLNNIPHSREIRKYFYDDVLQATQRAVQDGRTRLKVEISIPELNPATDVYRIGTLMELIRIIALSYADDGKRVKVCVQGSMGEGSLTGMPLQLAGTRKILEYMDWGDYDAKENFIKIGCIGGKEVEEEDDMFILVAPQNAVGNCIIDDLRAMTDAAGSRPVILINPRLKDVPGSSGIMQTMGRDKRLEYAASFESCYHFRLLYYAGTQYPIMGALRMAYPFPYEVYKRVDESPGKEKYVMLSTFEKNPNPDEINDSFLDKPRKAKNSSGIWGILNSLLN; this comes from the exons ATGATGTTGTCAAAGGCGAACCTGTCACTgtcatcatcctcgtcatcatcCTTTTCCTGCGCTTCTGACTTGAAAACTGTGTCTGTCTCTCCTTTTACAAATCCCTGCCATCTTTCACTCTCCGCTGTTTCTTCTGTTTCACTCCGTCATCGTCTACTGCATCTTCGTGTTCATCAGCAGACTCGTGCTAAGATATGCATCAAATCTAAG AGATCAGAGTTACGGGTAAATTGTGCGACAAATGAGCCACCGAAGATCATGATATCAGGGGCGCCTGCTTCTGGGAAAGGAACTCAATGTGAACTCATTGTCCAACAG CTCGGAGTCGTTCACATCTCAACGGGAGACCTTCTGAGGGCAGAAGTGGCAGCTGGGACTGAGATTGGGACCAAAGCCCAAGAGTACATGATTACAGGCCGTCTTGTACCTGATGAAATTGTCACAGCT ATGGTTAAAGCGCGACTTTCTCTTAAAGATGCAAAGGAACAAGGTTGGCTTCTTGATGGGTATCCTCGAACAGCAGCTCAAGCTCAAAGTCTTGAACAATTAGGAATCAGACCTGATATTTACATTGTTTTAGAG GTTCCTGATGAAGTTCTGATCGAGAGATGTGTTGGCAGACGGCTTGATCCAATGACAGGAAAGATATACCATGTAAAGAGTTTCCCTCCTACAACTGAGGAAATCAAACAAAGGCTCATCACTCGTCCAGATGACACTGAGGATAAG GTCAAATCTCGCTTAGCGATTTATAAAAAGAATGCAGAGTCGGCCTCAACAGCATATAAGAACATAATGCGAAAG ATTGACGGAAATCGCCCAAAAGAAGCAGTATTTGACGAAATAAAATCTTTGCTGAGCCAAATGCAGGATGAGAAAGTAAAGGCTGCGAAGTCCA GCGATGGATTAACTAAAAGTCGCAGTTCTAATCTTGCGCCTGCAACCAAG GATAAGTTCAGAGGAATTCCGACAAAACTAAATAACATTCCACATTCTAGAGAAATTAGGAAATATTTCTATGATGATGTGCTGCAAGCCACACAGAGAGCTGTACAAGACGGAAGAACGAGGCTGAAG GTGGAGATCAGTATTCCTGAGCTAAATCCGGCAACG GATGTATATAGAATTGGGACTCTTATGGAGCTTATTCGAATAATTGCTCTTTCATATGCTGATGATGGAAAGCGGGTTAAG GTATGCGTCCAAGGATCTATGGGTGAAGGTTCATTGACTGGGATGCCGCTACAGCTGGCAGGCACTCGGAAAATTTTAGAATACATGGACTGGGGTGATTATGATGCCAAGGAAAACTTCATCAAAATTGGTTGCATAG GTGGCAAAGAGGTAGAAGAAGAGGACGACATGTTCATCCTCGTGGCTCCTCAAAATGCTGTGGGAAACTGTATCATAGAT GATTTGAGAGCTATGACGGATGCTGCAGGAAGCCGTCCAGTGATACTCATAAATCCTCGCCTCAAG GACGTACCTGGCTCAAGCGGTATCATGCAA ACCATGGGACGTGACAAGAGATTGGAGTATGCTGCGTCATTTGAGAGCTGCTATCACTTCCGCCTTCTTTATTATGCCGGAACTCAGTATCCAATCATGGGTGCTCTTAG AATGGCATACCCCTTTCCCTATGAAGTGTATAAGAGGGTAGATGAATCCCCTGGTAAAGAGAAGTATGTCATGCTGTCCACATTTGAGAAGAACCCAAATCCTGACGAGATAAACGATTCTTTCCTTGACAAGCCACG GAAAGCGAAGAACTCATCGGGCATCTG GGGTATCTTGAATAGCTTACTAAACTAG
- the LOC141606114 gene encoding transmembrane 9 superfamily member 11 has product MGSLSNLGIWVVVICMIFETGIGFYLPGSYPHKYKVGDLLSVKVNSLTSIDTEIPFSYYSLPFCKPEEGVKDSAENLGELLMGDRIENSPYRFKMYQNESEIVLCKTNPLSPDEFKLLKTRIDEMYQVNLILDNLPAIRYTKKDNFFLRWTGYPVGIKVQDAYYLFNHLKLTVLVHKYEEASVARVMGTGDAVEMVPGGNGVGGSDEPGYMVVGFEVVPCSVQHDMNAIKDLKMYGKYPGKINCDPTTVSMAVKENEPVAFSYEVSFVESDIKWPSRWDAYLKMEGAKVHWFSILNSLMVITFLAGIVLVIFLRTVRRDLTRYEELDKEAQAQMNEELSGWKLVVGDVFRAPSHPVLLCVMVGDGVQLLGMGVVTIMFAALGFMSPASRGTLLTGMVFFYMILGIAAGYVGVRLWRTIGCGDHKGWVSVSWKAACFFPGIAFLILTVLNFLLWGSHSTGAIPFSLYVVLILLWFCISVPLTLIGGYFGAKAPHIEYPVRTNQIPREIPPQKYPSWLLVLGAGTLPFGTLFIELFFIMSSLWMGRVYYVFGFLFVVLILLVVVCAEVSLVLTYMHLCVEDWKWWWKSFFASGSVAIYIFLYSINYLIFDLKSLSGPVSATLYLGYSLFMVLAIMLVTGTVGFLSSFWFVHYLFSSVKLD; this is encoded by the coding sequence ATGGGATCTTTAAGCAATTTGGGGATCTGGGTAGTTGTGATTTGCATGATTTTTGAAACTGGAATTGGGTTTTATTTACCTGGTAGTTACCCTCATAAATATAAAGTTGGGGATCTTTTATCTGTGAAAGTTAATTCTTTAACCTCAATTGATACTGAAATTCCCTTTAGTTACTATAGTTTACCCTTTTGTAAGCCTGAGGAAGGTGTTAAGGATAGTGCTGAGAATTTGGGGGAGCTTCTTATGGGTGATAGGATTGAGAATTCACCTTATAGGTTTAAGATGTATCAGAATGAGAGTGAGATTGTTTTGTGTAAGACGAATCCGCTTTCGCCTGATGAGTTTAAGCTTTTGAAGACTAGGATTGATGAGATGTATCAGGTTAATTTGATCCTTGATAATCTTCCCGCGATTCGGTACACCAAGAAGGATAATTTCTTTCTGAGGTGGACTGGGTACCCTGTTGGGATTAAGGTTCAGGATGCGTATTATTTGTTTAATCATTTGAAGCTTACTGTACTTGTTCATAAGTATGAGGAGGCTAGTGTGGCTCGGGTTATGGGGACTGGGGATGCTGTTGAGATGGTTCCAGGAGGGAATGGTGTTGGTGGATCTGACGAGCCGGGTTATATGGTTGTGGGTTTTGAGGTTGTGCCGTGTAGTGTTCAACATGATATGAATGCTATTAAGGATTTGAAGATGTATGGTAAGTACCCTGGGAAGATTAACTGTGATCCCACCACTGTGTCAATGGCTGTCAAGGAGAATGAGCCTGTGGCTTTTAGTTATGAGGTGTCGTTTGTGGAAAGTGATATTAAGTGGCCATCTAGATGGGACGCTTACTTGAAGATGGAGGGTGCCAAGGTCCATTGGTTCTCGATCCTGAACTCACTAATGGTTATTACCTTCCTTGCTGGAATAGTCCTTGTGATATTCTTGAGGACTGTTCGCCGAGATCTAACCCGTTATGAGGAATTGGACAAGGAAGCCCAAGCTCAGATGAACGAGGAGTTGTCAGGATGGAAACTCGTGGTTGGTGATGTTTTCCGTGCCCCTAGTCATCCAGTGTTGCTCTGTGTAATGGTTGGGGATGGTGTCCAGCTTCTTGGGATGGGTGTTGTGACAATTATGTTTGCTGCTCTAGGTTTTATGTCACCAGCATCACGAGGAACTCTCCTCACAGGTATGGTGTTCTTCTATATGATTCTGGGTATTGCTGCTGGATATGTTGGTGTTAGACTGTGGAGGACCATTGGGTGTGGTGATCACAAAGGATGGGTTTCAGTGTCTTGGAAGGCAGCTTGCTTCTTCCCAGGCATCGCCTTTTTGATACTGACGGTATTGAATTTCTTGCTGTGGGGAAGTCACAGCACTGGTGCAATCCCTTTCTCCCTCTACGTGGTTCTTATCTTGCTATGGTTCTGCATCTCTGTACCCCTTACCTTAATAGGTGGTTACTTTGGTGCAAAGGCCCCACACATTGAATACCCAGTGAGAACCAATCAAATTCCCCGCGAAATCCCTCCACAGAAATACCCATCGTGGTTGTTAGTCCTTGGTGCCGGGACCCTCCCATTTGGCACCCTATTCATTGAGTTGTTCTTCATCATGTCCAGCCTGTGGATGGGTAGGGTATACTATGTATTCGGGTTTCTTTTTGTTGTGCTGATCCTCTTGGTGGTTGTGTGCGCGGAAGTGTCTCTAGTTCTGACATACATGCATCTATGTGTGGAGGACTGGAAGTGGTGGTGGAAGTCTTTCTTTGCCTCCGGTTCTGTGGCCATATACATCTTCCTCTACTCCATCAACTATCTCATATTCGACCTTAAGAGTTTGAGCGGCCCCGTCTCTGCCACGCTCTACTTGGGATACTCTCTTTTCATGGTTCTAGCTATCATGTTGGTCACAGGCACTGTTGGATTCCTCTCCAGTTTCTGGTTTGTTCATTACTTATTCTCCTCTGTGAAGCTGGATTGA
- the LOC141606113 gene encoding uncharacterized protein LOC141606113, with product MGYGYTSIFKQDSISSICKSLLPFSTKKPSLAAAENKLSKQHSDYLKWQQNAYHEILNLMGLHKHGLLPSSQLASFRCNLLETLIASKGSHFEQPRLLRDKLLFLQELLYAKCISEEEYHASKRPLLQRLAVQGAELEATDVIVGVAKDNCKEEEAEEEEWSTIDLRDDKNLMNSGSKNKSKNRTTAAMKHIKDKASNLGFGSFEKAGRNRGQKSIFDNAGLFGKENVQTDEEKSVLGDEKKRNAREIDSVVLTENLGSNLGKIEGVQGRDEGKKAEKSKERNPKSGWKQWGFDGLKKWKRTPLQDETTTLPLSEKSRYNGDNKEPCQVVKDKVLSDVPPSTFIIDKVLGDKIKQDLLQIQTAMSSNPNFKISDDQMDAICRELPVNKSDLMHLFSKSWCEQYGELVLDVVKKQMKEHVDENKYTRTATLERRQTSSMRWTTFDQDENCHPNLFAAQNNQLSAFCPDQNPFWNGDK from the exons ATGGGATATGGATACACATCAATTTTTAAACAGGATTCTATCAGTTCTATATGTAAATCATTACTCCCTTTTTCGACCAAAAAGCCGAGTTTAGCCGCAGCTGAAAACAAGTTATCCAAACAGCATTCTGATTATCTGAAATGGCAGCAAAATGCTTACCATGAGATCCTTAACTTGATGGGTCTTCACAAACATGGGTTATTGCCTTCTTCGCAACTCGCGTCTTTCAGATGCAATCTTCTTGAGACTCTCATTGCTTCCAAGGGTTCTCATTTCGAGCAACCCCGTCTTTTAAGGGACAAGCTCCTCTTTCTCCAG GAGCTGTTATATGCAAAATGTATATCAGAAGAAGAGTATCATGCATCAAAGAGGCCTTTGCTTCAGAGACTAGCTGTTCAAGGAGCTGAACTCGAGGCGACAGATGTGATCGTTGGGGTGGCAAAGGATAATTGTAAGGAggaggaggcggaggaggaggaatGGTCGACAATCGACTTGAGGGATGATAAAAACTTGATGAATTCAGGCTCTAAGAACAAATCTAAGAATAGAACAACAGCAGCTATGAAGCACATTAAAGATAAAGCATCTAATTTGGGGTTCGGGTCGTTTGAGAAAGCGGGTAGAAATAGAGGGCAGAAGAGCATTTTTGATAATGCTGGATTATTTGGTAAAGAGAATGTACAGACTGATGAAGAGAAATCGGTTTTGGGTGACGAAAAGAAACGAAATGCGAGAGAGATTGATTCAGTTGTTCTGACAGAAAATCTAGGATCAAATCTCGGGAAAATTGAAGGAGTCCAAGGAAGAGATGAAGGTAAGAAGGCTGAGAAATCAAAGGAGAGAAACCCGAAATCAGGATGGAAGCAATGGGGGTTTGATGGGTTGAAGAAATGGAAGCGAACGCCTTTGCAGGACGAAACAACTACTTTGCCTCTCAGTGAGAAATCGCGTTATAATGGAGATAACAAGGAGCCCTGTCAAGTGGTTAAAGACAAGGTTCTTTCTGATGTGCCTCCATCTACCTTCATCATTGACAAG GTGCTTGGGGACAAAATCAAGCAGGACTTGCTGCAAATTCAGACTGCAATGTCAAGCAATCCAAATTTCAAGATTTC GGATGATCAAATGGATGCCATATGTAGGGAACTACCTGTTAACAAGTCTGATCTTATGCATTTGTTTTCCAA GTCTTGGTGCGAGCAATACGGAGAGCTGGTGTTGGATGTGGTGAAGAAACAAATGAAAGAACATGTTGACGAGAATAAGTACACACGTACTGCGACTTTGGAGAGGCGGCAAACCAGCTCAATGAGATGGACAACATTCGACCAGGACGAGAACTGTCATCCTAATCTCTTTGCTGCTCAAAACAATCAACTCTCGGCTTTTTGTCCAGACCAGAATCCATTCTGGAACGGCGACAAGTAA
- the LOC141606116 gene encoding sugar carrier protein A: MAGGGLGPSTVPEERAAQYKGRVTPYVIIACVVAAVGGSLFGYDIGISGGVTSMDGFLSRFFPGVFEKKKRAHENNYCKFNDQVLASFTSSLYLAGLIASLVASPITRNYGRRITIIFGGIFFLTGATLNAAAVNVEMLLLGRIMLGFGIGFGNQAVPLYLSEMPPTHIRGGVNMLFQLATTLGIFTANMINYGTSKLEPWGWRLSLGLAALPASLMIIGGLLVPETPNSLIQRGYIEKGRKVLEKTRGTKDVSAEFQDMIDASEFAKSIKHPFRNILQRRNRPQLIMAIFMPTFQILTGINSILFYAPVLFQSMGFGANASLYSSALTGAVLASSTLISIATVDRLGRRVLLISGGIQMVICQVIVAVILGAKLGTQGELSKGYSVIVVIVICLFVVAFGWSWGPLGWTVPSEIFPLETRSAGQSITVAVNLFFTFVIAQSFLSLLCGLKFGIFLFFASWVTIMTIFVYLFLPETKGVPIEEMMLMWRKHWFWKKIVPQESHTENFL; this comes from the exons ATGGCAGGAGGAGGGTTGGGACCGAGCACGGTACCGGAAGAAAGAGCAGCACAATATAAAGGGAGAGTTACGCCTTATGTTATTATAGCTTGTGTGGTTGCCGCGGTTGGTGGTTCCTTGTTTGGTTATGACATCGGAATTTCAG GAGGGGTTACATCCATGGATGGCTTTTTAAGCCGTTTCTTCCCTGGAGTGTTCGAGAAGAAGAAACGGGCCCATGAAAATAACTACTGCAAATTCAATGATCAGGTCCTGGCTTCCTTCACTTCTTCTCTCTACCTTGCTGGGTTAATCGCTTCCCTTGTTGCATCCCCCATCACCCGCAACTATGGTCGTCGTATTACCATCATTTTTGGTGGTATTTTCTTCCTCACTGGGGCGACTCTTAATGCTGCTGCTGTCAATGTGGAAATGCTTCTCTTGGGTAGAATCATGCTTGGCTTCGGCATTGGCTTTGGAAATCAG GCAGTTCCTCTGTATTTATCAGAGATGCCCCCTACTCATATACGAGGGGGTGTAAACATGTTGTTCCAACTGGCAACAACCCTTGGGATATTCACAGCAAACATGATCAATTACGGGACCTCAAAGCTCGAACCATGGGGATGGAGACTCTCTCTCGGGCTTGCAGCACTACCAGCATCCCTCATGATCATTGGAGGGCTACTGGTACCCGAGACACCAAATAGCCTGATTCAGCGGGGATACATAGAGAAAGGGCGCAAGGTCCTCGAGAAAACTAGGGGGACCAAGGATGTTTCTGCAGAGTTCCAAGACATGATTGATGCAAGTGAGTTTGCAAAATCCATCAAGCACCCCTTTCGGAACATCCTACAGAGGAGGAACAGGCCACAGCTGATCATGGCCATCTTCATGCCTACATTTCAGATTCTCACAGGAATCAATTCCATTTTGTTTTATGCTCCTGTGCTTTTTCAGAGTATGGGATTCGGTGCAAATGCTTCTCTTTATTCTTCTGCTCTAACTGGTGCTGTGCTTGCATCATCTACTCTCATCTCCATTGCCACTGTGGATCGTTTGGGTAGAAGGGTACTTCTTATTAGCGGAGGAATTCAAATGGTCATCTGTCAG GTGATAGTGGCAGTAATCTTGGGAGCAAAACTTGGGACACAAGGGGAGCTGTCAAAGGGATATTCAGTTATAGTGGTGATTGTAATATGCCTCTTTGTGGTGGCATTCGGGTGGTCATGGGGACCCTTAGGATGGACAGTCCCAAGTGAGATATTCCCACTCGAGACGCGGTCTGCAGGGCAGAGTATTACGGTTGCAGTCAACCTATTCTTCACCTTCGTCATTGCACAATCATTCCTATCACTCCTATGTGGTCTCAAGTTCGGGATTTTCTTGTTTTTCGCTAGTTGGGTTACCATCATGACTATTTTTGTCTACTTATTCTTGCCGGAGACTAAGGGCGTCCCCATTGAAGAAATGATGCTGATGTGGAGGAAGCATTGGTTCTGGAAGAAAATAGTTCCCCAAGAGTCCCACACCGAAAATTTTCTTTAA